One Mercurialis annua linkage group LG3, ddMerAnnu1.2, whole genome shotgun sequence DNA window includes the following coding sequences:
- the LOC126671289 gene encoding uncharacterized protein LOC126671289 isoform X3 yields MSKIAMKRELLDKWRAIEEEEEQNDDDNPIKLRRLHQRKEQWFLETFNYLISLPKDHSNHIWCGYSELMGPLLETFYNYFKDDRPDSPLRLLWKRMSDEMRECVQCISQHHQAQQFYDLNYDSSSIGPLLEVLRVLDEERLTLHLQEINARLKKHEYDPLCDNAQVVSLMYEVLMFPVLLDDQSLFTEFELFIEAVDDMHELALAGHQQFPGVYALLFCNRRVRTVGRRLARSMEKLRRATDMEPLQPLLNKFIGFLETEALPSASKNSRPRAQLERLSIWLGITSLLEFLEPPAFEEGILENYPIFFDIVLNHVGGDSAEFSHAVSCLKELFKMLGCKLWLRSTLSPSVMRNTLLGQCFHTRNEKIHKDIFDLFPPFLQSLEALQDGEHEKQRRHFLYFLLHQVPASNNFNVLTRKLACKIALLIIHRGYKMNPPCPPVECAHMWGPSLVSCLKDSSLHNSLRQPAFDLVQTIIVSDAAALITALFNNRIPMGIDRSSSFDLNDCDDDGNYGFHFSSDVEENDDSCWREFSVQNKITSQEYIGWMCIPMLWIDVLVDIDPSILPESFLKAVFWSRFRFTMVEPESNAEMTLAVRSWLSSLATEVSTSFGWKVPTGFDDGGGGKESKNSVRVSIMHLQLIRIFKRLTGHFVVQMGQGKLRKQWTWEPRMAESLILSLFDSNDSVRQVGKCLLEQVSNTKGLACGLKFLCSSGSSMSATFLGLKHALKVVQLDSVISEFQILQQFFFILRKLIKEEDLPDPDLSENLNIKKYSSGGGFLTPPVFSSLPMHIDGPSSNIDLKLQENFRCLLSEASWASIRKCLVEGKRFIDYSLCQMTCVRVLEILPDVFARLCQSHKTTSRVSRKIVENALDFVWLHDLIYWGRSSLKVVVVYWKRTVTSLLTLLKESCSDISAMTLRAIENLISCDTVNVDQLMEQVSRLHVSLSKEVSSDGRMPILEPKALLSEDLPSMKRYSDSDALAVNVEDTNIQTADSVSVANRNETSTVIVLSDDEVDRQILHPTAIKPSADSGHVQLVSQIVAPTPDQSTLVIDTTKEEFYNFKSSRDLLTEQKDVSDITDFTAQGQDSCKLKGEPPVSFKLKGQDNKRDGIKPKIKLKDAFSSDCKVSSKNSFDVSVSVRTADKTCHNLVSESRDSILKEIVCDANDDLSMRQKPSLLEKLSVSGPKRQVIQLQAPAGNRFGSSQRMEAGVKRFKPPSLDDWYRPILEINYFEAVGLASASENDNQTVGRLKEVPVCFQSPEQYVDVFRPLVLEEFKAQLNASFMEMSSWDDMYYGNLSVLSVERVDNFHLVRFVHDDSDSASSKIFSENDLVLLTKEAPQSNLHDVHMVGKVERRERDNKRRASILLIRFYFLNGSSRLNQARRQLLERSKWHASRIMSITPQLREFQVLSSIKGIPILSAILKPINDSPGYNESSQLALGRLSQPLQQALKASFNDSQLEAIRVAIGLRNSKKDFELSLIQGPPGTGKTRTIVAIVSGLLASLQGTNEAKNSLNGRPKQFNASCTMNSRPKISQSVVLAKAWQDAALARQLNEDAGRNEKSLAGSMKQRVLICAQSNAAVDELVSRITSGGLYGSDGKMYKPYIVRVGNAKTIHQNSIPYFIDTLVDHRLSEELMNLSHAKNDSSTVAALRSNLEKLVDRIRYYEATRANLQDGDLGLKHSLDDETLKGDDVKGMSDAELHVKLQKLYEQKKQIFKDLSTAQAHEKKTNAEIKNLKHKLRKSILKEAEIVVTTLSGCGGDLYGVCSETMSSYKFGNPSEHSLFDAVIIDEAAQALEPATLIPLQLLKSYGTKCIMVGDPKQLPATVLSNIASKFLYECSMFERLQKAGHPVTMLTKQDAPRDLPVSLLAFL; encoded by the exons ATGTCAAAGATTGCAATGAAGAGAGAGCTCTTAGATAAATGGAGAGCCATCGAAGAAGAAGAGGAACAAAACGACGACGACAACCCCATTAAACTACGTCGTCTTCACCAGCGCAAAGAACAATG GTTTTTAGAAAcgtttaattatttgattagttTACCTAAAGATCATAGTAATCATATATGGTGTGGCTACTCGGAATTAATGGGGCCGTTATTGGAGacattttacaattattttaaagatGATCGGCCGGATTCGCCTCTGCGGCTTTTGTGGAAGAGAATGTCTGATGAAATGAGGGAGTGTGTCCAATGTATATCTCAGCATCATCAGGCTCAACAATTTTATGACCTGAATTATGATTCTTCTTCAATTGGTCCGCTTCTCGAGGTGCTTCGAGTACTTGATGAGGAGAGGTTGACTCTTCACTTGCAAGAGATTAATGCTAGACTGAAGAAGCATGAGTATGATCCTCTTTGCGATAATGCTCAAGTTGTTAGTCTCATGTATGAG GTTTTGATGTTTCCTGTCTTGCTGGATGACCAGTCCTTATTTACTGAATTTGAATTGTTTATTGAAGCGGTAGATGATATGCACGAGCTGGCTTTGGCTGGGCATCAACAGTTTCCG GGTGTTTATGCATTGCTCTTTTGCAATAGAAGAGTAAGGACTGTTGGTCGTCGTTTGGCTCGATCTATGGAAAAATTGAG GAGAGCAACAGATATGGAACCTTTGCAGCCTTTGCTAAACAAATTTATTGGGTTTTTGGAGACAGAAGCACTACCATCAGCTTCTAAAAATTCAAGGCCAAGAGCGCAGCTGGAGCGTCTATCTATATGGCTTGGAATCACCTCTTT GCTTGAGTTCCTAGAACCTCCTGCTTTTGAAGAAGGGATACTGGAGAACTATcccattttttttgatattgtgCTCAACCATGTCGGTGGTGATTCAGCTGAATTTTCTCATGCAGTCAGCTGTTTGAAAGAGCTCTTCAAAATGCTTG GTTGTAAGCTTTGGCTGAGGTCTACATTATCTCCAAGTGTGATGAGGAACACATTATTGGGCCAGTGTTTCCACACTCGAAATGAGAAAATACATAAAGATATTTTCGATCTATTTCCACCTTTCCTTCAG TCACTTGAGGCTCTGCAAGATGGGGAGCATGAAAAGCAACGCAGACATTTTCTCTATTTTCTTCTCCATCAAGTTCCCGCGAGCAACAACTTCAATGTTCTTACCAGAAAATTGGCATGCAAG ATAGCCCTTCTTATCATACATCGAGGCTACAAAATGAACCCGCCATGTCCCCCGGTTGAATGTGCTCATATGTG GGGCCCTTCACTTGTGTCATGTTTGAAGGATTCTTCACTTCATAATTCTCTTAGGCAACCTGCTTTTGATCTTGTACAAACTATTATTGTGTCTGATGCTGCTGCCTTAATCACTGCATTGTTTAATAACCGTATACCTATGGGTATTGATAGAAGCTCTTCATTTGACTTGAATGATTGCGATGATGATGGCAATTATGGGTTTCATTTTTCCTCGGATGTTGAAGAAAATGATGATAGCTGCTGGAGGGAATTCAGTGTGCAGAATAAGATTACGTCTCAGGAGTACATAGGGTGGATGTGTATTCCCATGTTATGGATTGATGTTCTAGTTGACATTGATCCTTCAATCCTTCCAGAATCATTTTTAAAAGCGGTTTTCTGGTCCAGATTTCGTTTCACCATGGTAGAACCTGAAAGTAATGCAGAAATGACACTTGCTGTTAGATCCTGGCTTTCATCTTTAGCAACAGAGGTCTCCACTTCATTTGGGTGGAAAGTCCCAACTGGTTTTGATGATGGTGGAGGTGGGAAGGAATCAAAAAACTCGGTCAGAGTGTCAATTATGCATCTTCAGTTAATCAGAATATTTAAAAG GTTAACTGGACATTTTGTAGTTCAAATGGGGCAAGGGAAACTTCGGAAGCAGTGGACATGGGAACCAAGGATGGCAGAGAGTTTGATCCTTTCACTCTTCGATTCTAATGAT AGCGTAAGACAAGTAGGTAAATGCCTTTTGGAGCAAGTTTCTAATACAAAGGGTCTTGCATGTGGCTTAAAGTTCCTTTGCTCAAGTGGCTCTTCTATGTCAGCCACATTTTTAGGCTTGAAACATGCTCTGAAAGTG GTTCAATTGGATTCTGTTATATCAGAATTTCAGATTttacaacaatttttttttatcctgCGAAAATTGATTAAAGAAGAGGATTTACCTGATCCAGATTTATCtgaaaatttgaatataaaaaagtaCTCTTCTGGAGGTGGATTTCTGACACCGCCAGTGTTTAGTTCTTTGCCCATGCACATTGATGGGCCTTCGTCAAATATTGACTTAAAATTGCAGGAGAATTTCCGTTGCTTACTGTCAGAAGCTAGCTGGGCTTCCATTAGGAAGTGCCTGGTAGAAGGGAAAAGATTCATTGATTACAGTCTTTGTCAG ATGACTTGTGTCCGTGTACTCGAAATCCTCCCTGATGTCTTTGCAAGACTTTGTCAATCTCATAAAACAACATCCAGGGTTTCTAGAAAGATTGTGGAAAATGCATTGGACTTTGTATGGCTACATGATCTGATATATTGGGGGAGGTCCTCGCTTAAGGTTGTAGTTGTCTATTGGAAACGAACAGTAACTTCTCTGCTGACTCTGCTTAAGGAGTCTTGCAGTGACATATCTGCAATGACTTTGAGGGCTATTGAGAATCTGATTTCATGTG ATACTGTTAATGTTGATCAACTTATGGAACAAGTTTCACGACTTCATGTTTCATTATCTAAGGAAGTTTCTTCTGATGGTCGGATGCCCATTTTAGAACCCAAAGCTCTACTTTCTGAAGATTTGCCTTCTATGAAAAGATATTCAGATTCTGATGCGCTGGCTGTCAATGTAGAGGACACCAATATTCAAACCGCGGACTCAGTATCAGTAGCTAATAGGAATGAGACAAGCACAGTGATAGTTCTTTCAGACGATGAAGTAGACAGACAAATTTTACATCCTACGGCCATTAAACCAAGTGCTGATTCAGGTCATGTTCAGTTAGTTAGTCAGATAGTTGCTCCAACCCCTGACCAAAGCACTCTGGTAATTGACACAACAAAAGAGGAGTTTTATAACTTTAAGTCTTCAAGGGATCTATTGACCGAACAAAAGGATGTTTCAGATATAACTGACTTCACTGCCCAGGGGCAGGATTCTTGTAAATTAAAAGGCGAACCACCTGTTTCTTTCAAATTGAAAGGGCAAGATAATAAGAGAGATGGAATTAAgcccaaaattaaattaaaggatGCCTTCTCATCTGACTGTAAAGTCAGTTCTAAGAATTCTTTTGATGTGTCTGTCAGTGTTAGAACTGCGGATAAAACATGTCATAATCTGGTTTCTGAGAGTAGAGATTCAATTTTGAAAGAGATTGTATGCGATGCTAATGATGATCTATCTATGAGACAAAAACCCTCACTTTTAGAAAAGTTAAGTGTTTCTGGTCCAAAAAGGCAAGTTATCCAACTTCAAGCGCCTGCTGGAAATAGATTTGGAAGCTCACAGAGAATGGAGGCTGGAGTCAAAAGATTTAAGCCTCCAAGTCTTGATGATTGGTATAGACCTATTCtggaaataaattattttgaagcAGTGGGGTTAGCTTCAGCAAGTGAgaatgataatcagactgttgGTAGATTGAAGGAAGTTCCTGTGTGTTTCCAATCACCAGAACAGTATGTTGATGTTTTTCGGCCATTGGTTCTGGAGGAGTTTAAAGCACAGTTGAATGCTTCATTTATGGAGATGTCTTCATGGGACGACATGTATTATGGCAACCTGTCTGTTCTGTCAGTAGAGAGGGTTGATAATTTTCATCTTGTTCGTTTTGTCCATGACGATAGTGATTCTGCATCATCCAAAATCTTTTCGGAAAATGACCTTGTCTTGCTGACAAAAGAAGCTCCACAGAGTAATTTGCATGATGTTCATATGGTTGGGAAG GTTGAGAGACGCGAGAGAGATAACAAAAGAAGAGCAAGTATTCTTTTAATCAGGTTCTATTTTCTGAATGGATCTTCTCGTTTAAATCAAGCAAGGAGGCAACTACTTGAACGTAGTAAATGGCATGCAAGTCGTATTATGAGCATTACTCCTCAACTTCGAGAATTTCAGGTGCTATCATCAATAAAGGGTATTCCAATTCTTTCAGCTATTTTAAAACCTATCAATGATTCTCCGGGTTATAATGAATCAAGTCAGCTAGCTTTGGGTAGGCTTTCCCAGCCCTTGCAACAAGCATTAAAGGCATCTTTTAATGACAGCCAATTGGAAGCTATCCGTGTTGCTATTGGACTACGTAATTCGAAGAAAGATTTCGAATTATCTCTTATTCAGGGTCCTCCAG GGACTGGAAAGACCCGAACTATCGTGGCCATTGTTAGTGGGTTGCTTGCTTCACTACAAGGAACTAATGAAGCCAAGAATTCTCTAAATGGACGTCCAAAACAATTTAATGCTTCATGCACCATGAATTCAAGGCCAAAAATTAGCCAATCTGTTGTACTTGCAAAGGCATGGCAGGATGCTGCATTGGCTAGACAGTTGAATGAAGATGCAGGGAGGAATGAAAAATCATTGGCAGGATCTATGAAGCAAAGGGTGCTTATTTGTGCACAATCAAATGCTGCGGTTGATGAGTTGGTGTCGAGAATTACTAGTGGAGGTCTGTATGGCAGTGATGGGAAAATGTACAAGCCATATATTGTGAGGGTTGGTAATGCGAAGACAATTCATCAGAATTCGATTCCCTACTTTATCGATACACTTGTTGATCATCGCCTTTCAGAAGAGTTGATGAATTTGAGTCATGCTAAGAATGATTCTAGTACAGTTGCAGCATTACGTTCTAATCTGGAAAAGTTAGTGGACCGCATCAGATACTATGAGGCCACAAGAGCCAACTTGCAGGATGGAGATTTGGGCCTGAAACATTCTTTAGATGATGAAACCCTGAAAGGGGATGATGTAAAAGGCATGTCAGACGCTGAATTACATGTGAAGCTGCAAAAATTGTATGAACAGAAGAAACAGATTTTCAAAGATCTTAGTACAGCTCAGGCACATGAGAAGAAAACTAATGCAGAAATTAAGAATCTGAAACATAAGCTTCGGAAGTCGATATTAAAGGAAGCTGAAATAGTGGTGACTACATTAAGTGGGTGTGGTGGTGATCTCTATGGAGTTTGTTCCGAAACTATGTCAAGTTATAAGTTTGGGAATCCATCTGAGCATTCCCTTTTTGATGCAGTTATAATCGACGAAGCAGCTCAA GCTCTTGAACCTGCTACTTTGATTCCTCTTCAGCTCTTAAAGTCATATGGGACCAAATGTATCATG GTTGGCGATCCAAAACAGCTTCCTGCAACAGTCCTTTCTAATATCGCAAGCAAATTTCTTTACGAATGCAGTATGTTTGAGCGTTTGCAAAAGGCAGGTCATCCCGTAACCATGCTTACCAAACAG GATGCACCCAGAGATTTGCCGGTTTCCCTCCTTGCATTTTTATGA